The Carassius auratus strain Wakin chromosome 30, ASM336829v1, whole genome shotgun sequence region CAAATATGTGTGTCTGAGTAAAGGTTACTGCAGGTTGCTTAGGGCTTGCCTAATAAGGAATGATTTGTTGTTGCTGACTAATCTATGGACTCTGAGATTGCACAACTTCACTGGAAACTGACAATACAGACTGAGCAGGCAAGGAgacgaaagaaagaaaaacagcataATGCAAAAATCTGTTTAACATAAGTTTGACCGGTGGACTTACCTCAGTATACAGGAAGAGAGGAGTAGCACAAAACAAGAAGTTACATACAGACTGTGTCTGTCTAGTAGTGTGAACACATGAGGGGAAGAATTTGCTTACCAACTTGGGGTTGAGTGAAGATTGAAACCATTCAAAAACTGACAATCACACTGTGTAAGAGAAGAAAAGGTACTGAGCACAGTGGTGTGAAGATGCTCAGGAGAGAGACTGGAAGCACATAAACTGAGAAGGAAGTTTGGCCCCTGACAAGACGCAGCAAGGAGGAGGATAGTGGATCATTATGGGAGTCAAGTGCTGTGCTTTTCTTGCCATTGTCTTCATCCTCATTTTGCTTGGCTCCATGTGGCTCCGTAAGTTTTACTAGTTCTTTCTAAATTTTCCTTTGACAGacttaatgtaatatatttggtTAGTTTTTCTGACACACCAAAGCTACTTTATTTCAGGTTAATAGATTTTTGAGGTactactttattatttaaataaatattaaatcagtCACAATATCAGTTTCGGTGATATTGAGTTATATTTGTCCATCAGTACTTGTTACAGTAAAGCTGACAGACTATACCTCATcaagaaaataaacatataaagatATGTTATAACAGATATTTGACCTGAATTCACATCTTAAATAGATTGATGAGAGAAGTTTGGGCATCTGAAACATATTTATgtgagtgttcctgtagctcaagcgaTAGAGGTTGGGGATTTGAATCCCAGGAAACACATCTTAGGAGAAaatagtttgaatgcaaaataagtCACTtttaagcgtctgctaaatgcattaattttatttaattttatttgaaatgctggctaaattaatacatttaatttaattttaaatgctgaatgctttatagattttgtgtatgattcattcatgaatcagaaTTATGTAATTCTCAAGTTCATCTCACTGGCTCAATAATGTGGTCTCTGTGAAAAGTATTCTAAATTtagttttctattaaataaagtaaataaaatgttttaataaacaaattaataaacaatgacataatttgtgtttattttggagaTAACTACTTGTATAATATTCAGATAAATATTTACACTGGAAAACTTTATCTCACTTAAGTCAGTAACACAGTTCAAAGATCTTCTGGATGGGTTTATGTGAAAGCCTAATCAATTTATGATCCTGACTTTCAGTATTTTTAGTAAACCTTCACTAAAAAATGagtttatttgatttatatatatatatatatatatatatatatatatatatatatatatatatatatatatacagaccaaaagtttggaaacattactattttttatgtttttgaaagaagtttcttctgctcatcaagccatattattacaacttaaaataatagttttctatttgaatatacttaaaaaaaaaattttattcctgtgatgcaaagctgaattttcagcatcattactccagccttcagtgtcacatgtaacatccagtctatcacatgatcatttagaaatcattctaatattctgatttattatgagtgttggaaacagttctgctgtctaatatatttgatgaataaaaggttaaaaagaactgcatttataaaaaaaaaaaaaaataataatctaataatatatattctaataatatattttctttactatcactttttatcaatttaacacatccttgctgaataaaagcattgattttatttaaaagaaagaaagaaagaaaaatatactgaccccaaattactgaccagtcgtgtatattgttattacaaaatatttatattttaaacccttttttttttttacttttattcatcaaagtatcctaaaaaagtatcacatattctgaaaaaaatattaagcagcagaactgtttccaactttgataatgaatcagaatgatttcttaaggatcatgtgataatgatcctaaaaattcagctttgcatcacagaaataatttaaagtataatacatttaaaaactattattttaaattgtaatactatatcacaatattacattttattttgattattatcaaataaatgcatgtttgatgagcagaagaaacttctttcaaaagcattaaaaatagtaaactgtccaaacttttagtctgtactatatatatatatatatatatatatatatatatatatatatatatatatatatatatatatattcttccgtataaaattatttattctcCCATTAAACATTATCTGTATCTCAATGTAGATGGGAGTCTGGCAGACCACTGGAATACTTGTCCAAAGGCTTATAGTATAAAAAACAAGGTAAGAGGGGTGAATTACAACAGAGAACACAAAATAACTCAAGTGtcatttttaatatactgtacgCAGAGCTGCTAACAGAAACTTTGCCCATTCATTTAATGGCATCACCGTCCTCTGAAATCTCCTTACCTCACTTCTCCATTACTTGTTGTTTTCTCAGATTCTGTCTTTCATTAGAGTTAATCGTTCAGATGACGAAGTGGCTCTACTAAGGGTGTGTCCTGGTCAGAGGTTTCAGGTTGCTGATTTGCTGGCTCATCTGCAGGCAGCTCCAGTCTCAGCCAATGATGTTCTGCTAAAGCCGTACCTGGCAAGCTGGGATGAGCTCATCAAGTAAGTTAACACACATAATTGCATCTCATCATATAGCACAAAAAATAAGTCAGGCGAGAGTGCAGAATGATCGCgagtgtaatgtttatttttaacaacacttaaagctgcggtaggtaacttttgacgctctagtggttaataaacagaactgcttgcgtcttgcggaagaacatcgtggccggagctacttctctctgtttatgtctaagaagaatcacaaaggtactgggttactccgccgcggtacccccgaagcaatataaaatagtccgaatataaacacttattataggtgcaccctagtgattcaggacaagctaaaaacacggtttggaaaatggattcatggtgtactcgcttactatatacatttttctacacttAAAACAACAACTAAATTGATAATAAGTAACTAAAACAGTATTGTAGATCACTGAGTATTATTTGTTCTCACAGCAAATAGCCTTTATTTCCGGTGGAAGGCAAAGCAAGTATTTATCGTTGAGCATCTCCAAGCAACCCACTAtagttgaatgaatgatttaataataactcCCTTAAAAAGACCGTCTCTTGTCGTCACCTACTGGTCTATCGGTGTAACTTTCAGAAAGAGATAGCTACAGtgggaaaatataattatttgatcccctgctgtaTTTTGAAAGTTTGCCCACTTGCAAAGAAATGAATGGTCTGTAAATTTTatagtaggtttattttaatggattaGAGACAGAATCCCAACCAAAAAAttccagaaaaaaacacattatataaaggttagagattgatttgcatttcactGAGAGAAATAGGCCTAAGTATTTCTAACCAGCTagaattctggctcccacagattggttatgtgcccatgtggaacacagattagttctgtcactttaagaagttactgtCAGCTCGTTCGGTgtataagacacctgtccacacaatATGTATCTTCCATGCAAAACTCTCCCACCACCATGGGCAAAACCAGTGAGCTGTCAAAAGATGTCAGAGACAAGACTGTACATCTGCACAAGGCTGGAATGGGCTACAAGATCAGCAAGAAGCTTGGGAGAAGGGGACAACTGTTGGTTTGATTATtcagaaatggaagaaatacaaaacaaccatcagTCGGCCTTGGTCTGGAGCTCCATCCAAGATTTTGcctcatggggtaaggatgatcatgagaaaggtgagggagcttgttaatgatcttaagggAGTTGGGAACACATCAAGCAAAAAATTGGTAACACACTACGCCgcaatggactgaaatcctgcagtcctgtttaaagtttgccaatgaacatctaaatgattcagagaaggcttaggagaaagtgctgtggtcagatgagaccaaaattgatTTCTTTGGCATTAACTCCACTCGCtgtgtttggagggagagaaatgctgactatgaccccttagaacaccatccctacagtcaagcacgGAGGTGGAAACATCGACGGGGGTGGGGGGTATCGTACTGTAAAATATTGGACGAAAACCTCCTTTCCTCAGCCAGAACACTaaagatgggtcatggatgggtctaCCAGCATGATAATGAACCAAAACATACCACCAAGGCAACAAAGGTGTGGCTCAAGAAGAAGCCcattaaggtcatggagtggcctagccagggtccagacctcaatcctatagaaaatctgtggagggagctgaaacttcGAGTTGCCAAGTCACCTTAATgatttagagaggatctgtaaagaggagtggatcaaaatccctcctgatgtgtgcaaacctggtgaccaactacaaaaaacatcttacctctgtacttgccaacaagggtttctgcaccaagtgCTAAGTTATGTTTTGCCTGGGGGTCAAATACTTATTTTAGTCACTGAAATTTGAATAAATTTCTAAcctatatataatgtgtttttttttctagattttttgggttggtattctgtctctatacattaaaataaacccaCCAAAGAAATTACAGACTCTTCATTTATTTGTAAGTGGGATAACCTACAAAATCAGCAgggaatcaaataaatattttcaccaCTGTAAGTAGGTCTACTTTTCGCATACAGGATCTTATGAATACTGTGAGTTCGGACACATACAGTATGCTTTTCGGATGCAGGGGCAGTAAAATCCTTACCAATAATGCAGAATCTGATTGTTTGGTTTGAACACGCAAACGCAAACACGCAGACTGATAAAGACAGTGAAAAGTCCAAGTGTTTTTAGACTGTATACTCTATATTCCCAATAGTATTGTGACACCCCTTCTAATGAAAAGGTTTGACTTTATTTTACTTGATTTTAGTAATTTCAGTACACATCTTAATGTTTAAGCATATAATGACATTCTAGGGAATTATAGCAACAGTTTGAACATGACCCTTTTCTATTCTAACATGACAATGTCGCAAGGTTCAGAAAGAAATGATTGATTCAGTCTgtgtgtggaagaacttgactggtctgcaGAAAGCCAAATACTAATACCAGCTAAAAACCttgtgactttaaatgcagactTTGAGCCAAATCTCATCTACGAACACCAACAACTTGTACATACACTATATAGACAAAAGTATTGGGACATCCCCTTCTTTAGAACAGACAAAGGCACTTCCTGTGACAACAGAGATGGAAACatttcatgtatttaaaaaatttatttccaTCTCTGTTACAACAATTTTGGAAGTGTCTAAAATGACTGTACTCATATGTACAAGTCATTGGTGTCTGGTGATGAGTTTTTGACTCAaggtctgcatttaaagtcacaccagaggtgttcagcTGGATTAGGCTTTCtgcagaccagtcaagttcttTCACACACAtcctttattttttaaccttgCCTTATATACAGAGACATTGTCATGTTAGAATGGAAAAGGGTCATGTTCAAACTGCTGCTATAAAATTAGAATCACACAATTCCCAAGAATATCATTAAATGCTTAAACATTAAGATTTGAAATTACTAAAGCAGTCAAACCTGTTCATTTGATGAAGGCGTCCCAATACTTTtggcaatatactgtatataatggaATGTGAGTTGACCAATCAaatttgaaaaaaacaacaacaactttttgATCTATATAAGtagaaaaatacacattaaaaatgtatctcatTTGTCTGTGCTTTTAAGGTTTTTGGAAGCCTTGGGGCCAATGGTGGGTTTAATTTCACAAGAAATTGAGTCGAAAACTGCCATCATCCGTGACCTGGCCCAAAAAGCGGAGAAAGAGccaaagaagaaaatgaaagaaagaaaaagaatgcaGCAGCAAAGCGACCCAGTCTTAATGATATCTCTTAACAGCTCTTCAGACTACTCTGAAATGAATCACAGCCCCTCATTTGGTTACACTTCTGTTCGGTCTATGATTAAATGGGAGCTGGAGAACGGTTTGGTGGACTTCCACAAGCATACAAACTCGGGCTGCAGGACTCTTTTGCGCTTGCATCGTGCTCTGCTCTGGCTACAAAATTTCTTGTTGGAACTGGGGAAGGACACAACTGAAGGAGAGCATCTACGAAGCCCTTCTGACCTATGCAAAGAGACTTACCAGCGCACACTGGCCCACCATCACACCTGGTGGGTAAGGAAAGCAGCGGAGCTGGCCTTTCTTGCTATGCCTGAACGACCTTATTTCTACCAGTTGGTGTGTGTGGAAACACAGGCAGAAGCTGCTGTAGTGCTGAACAGGATAGTGAGATCAATAGAAGAAGTGTACAAGAGAAATGAAGTCGCTCTACAGGAACACAGTATGCTGGACCTACCCTGAGCGTAAAAGGAAATAGAGGGAAAATCATGGGAGTAGGACCAATTTAGAGAATAGGGCACTAAATTATAAGCCTGGAGCTTTGAACCCTTAAGAGATAAATACTTATCCAGGCTGATTTATTTGGTCTTATATAATCAAAGAAATATCCATTTTCTTAAAGATTTAGTGAccagttcttttaaattatttgaccAAATTCATGACAACTGGAATGggccatttttattcattatctgTAAGTAAAAACAGTTGCCACGtaagaaaaatgaaacaaatatttaactattaaaatattaaattcacaATTTCACTTTTACAGCTTTGTTGTTAAACaactaaatatacagtatactgttgGTGCTAATGAATGACCACTGTCCAATACTTGAGTACCTTTTGCTTAAAGAGAACACAACAAACCaataacacacatttttatagtAACAAGGCAAAGGATACAAATAATTGACTGGTAAATATGCTGTGTTCAATTCTGTGTTCAGTGTTCAGAGAAACTGGAAAAAAGCTGTGCATTGTTTCTTGTGAAGTTATTAGCAGTTTTCAGGTTTGCACCATAATAGCACTAGTCGATTGTGAAAGATGCAGTAATGCATGCATGCTCAGCAAATGGACAGATTAGTCCAAAGTCCTGTTTTAACAGAAGACCATTTTTACAATCCTTATGCTTATCAAAAGCAGTTTTATAAAGGCGTAACTGATACCTGATGATTGTTTAGGGGATATTCTCACATGCACACCTACGTTTATTTTGATATCATGATATGACATAAATAAGATAGcaatccaacttttttttttgtatctaaaAGTGGCTCTATATGTAGAGCACGGACAAGTCtgcttaattatattaataacttaataattttttaatgctaCTGACATGCACTAAAGAAACTCGTACATTATAAAATTAATGAGAGAATACTGTATGactataaaaatatgaatcatttgtaacaacaacagcaaaaaaactgAACCAAACTGTCaagtaccctttcaaaaggtacactttagGTAATATGTAATTTAAGTACTAATATGTATAATTTAGGAGTGAATAAGATACAGAGATGTACCTTTAAGCTTTCATATCTCAGGGTATTTTCTGGAGGTGTATTGTATTAACATCGTATGACATCATATGATTATGTCTCATTACCTCACATCAtgtcacatactgtatgtatattattCCAGGAAGCCAAagttaatgcaaataaaacaaggtCTTCAAATCAAATCCAATTAAGAGACAACTCTTTGAAAAGTCTTACAGGCTGCTGTCACTAATGTGCATGAGCATAATTTAAAAGGGCAAAATTACACGTGATGGTAATAACCGGaaagtgtgtgtaaacatatACGTGTctctttgtttgtgtatgtttgagaGAGACGCTGACAGTTTAAAACTGTATCCTTGTTCTTTATCTTCTGCAATTCTACGTTATAATTCTGGAAATTATAATGCAGATTATATTGATGAAGAGGAGACAGGGCattgttgttaattttattaGGTTTGTTATTTCAATACATTCATTTAAGCCTATGAACATATACAGAATAAGGTGTTTAACTTAACTAGTCAATATAATGTCAGGTTGTCATTGTTCATCAAATATTTGAGCACAGTTTGCACAAGGTCCAGTGTTGTGTTAACATTCAGCCATATTAAATGAACAGTGGTTTTTGTTCTGTGATGTTGTTGAGGTGGTGACACACAGCCGACTCCATCTGTTCAAACACATCTAAACCACAACAtttaatgtatacatat contains the following coding sequences:
- the LOC113049107 gene encoding ceramide-1-phosphate transfer protein-like, which codes for MGVKCCAFLAIVFILILLGSMWLHGSLADHWNTCPKAYSIKNKILSFIRVNRSDDEVALLRVCPGQRFQVADLLAHLQAAPVSANDVLLKPYLASWDELIKFLEALGPMVGLISQEIESKTAIIRDLAQKAEKEPKKKMKERKRMQQQSDPVLMISLNSSSDYSEMNHSPSFGYTSVRSMIKWELENGLVDFHKHTNSGCRTLLRLHRALLWLQNFLLELGKDTTEGEHLRSPSDLCKETYQRTLAHHHTWWVRKAAELAFLAMPERPYFYQLVCVETQAEAAVVLNRIVRSIEEVYKRNEVALQEHSMLDLP